The following proteins come from a genomic window of Gimesia sp.:
- a CDS encoding prenyltransferase/squalene oxidase repeat-containing protein, with product MSETISYQRVQAASQRVRDYLLSARNAAGHWEGELSTSALSTATAIMALEMIRRQRPADDDSLDVYIAQGIRWLARHQNPDGGWGDTVKSFSNISTTMLCHAAFHATKNTEHYVSHVVNARQYIDRVGGVKAVVERYGKDKTFSVPILTHCALAGLVKWKTIPALPFELSCLPHRFYKTVKLPVVSYALPALIAIGQVRHHFCKPRNPILRLIRKLSVKRSLKKLIEIQPENGGFLEAAPLTSFVTMSLAGMGLVDHPVVQKGLAFLLDSVRPDGSWPIDTNLATWTTTLSVNALEGTLSEFEKAPIRDWLIQQQYTELHPYTAAEPGGWAWTDLPGGVPDADDTPGAILALLNLQTEEADEVLPELRTSLRNGVNWLLDLQNSNGGWPTFCRGWGTLPFDQSAADISAHVLRALKAWLKTEATADESTLRTRATQAIERGYKYLAAQQRLDGSWLPLWFGNQHVDDDENPVYGTARVLAAYADEERRTTPQAEQAIQFMQSVQNPDGGWGGAEGAPSSVEETALAVDALLSVGLSLENPCLQQGLGWLLDRVEAGTYTETTPIGFYFAKLWYFEQLYPVIFSVSALQRAETVFKKCPDEKFRLSLEGADSPIMSVKEK from the coding sequence ATGAGTGAGACCATCTCCTACCAACGCGTGCAGGCAGCCTCGCAGCGGGTTCGCGACTATCTGCTGAGTGCCCGTAATGCCGCCGGCCACTGGGAAGGAGAACTCTCGACCTCAGCCCTCTCGACAGCCACCGCCATCATGGCCCTTGAGATGATCCGTCGGCAGCGACCCGCTGACGATGATTCGCTCGACGTTTACATCGCACAGGGCATCCGCTGGCTGGCCCGGCACCAGAACCCCGATGGCGGCTGGGGTGACACCGTCAAGAGCTTCAGCAATATCTCCACCACGATGCTCTGTCACGCCGCCTTTCATGCCACGAAAAATACAGAGCACTATGTCTCCCATGTTGTCAACGCCCGTCAGTACATCGACCGGGTAGGAGGCGTTAAAGCCGTCGTGGAACGCTACGGCAAAGACAAAACGTTTTCCGTGCCGATTCTCACACACTGCGCCCTGGCGGGACTCGTCAAATGGAAAACCATTCCCGCGCTCCCGTTTGAGCTCTCCTGTCTGCCGCATCGCTTTTATAAAACCGTCAAGCTTCCCGTGGTCAGCTACGCTCTGCCCGCACTGATCGCCATTGGTCAGGTCAGGCACCACTTCTGTAAGCCCCGCAATCCGATTCTGCGGCTGATCCGTAAGCTGTCTGTCAAACGCAGTCTGAAAAAGCTGATTGAAATTCAACCCGAGAACGGCGGCTTTCTCGAAGCAGCCCCGCTGACCAGTTTCGTCACCATGAGTCTGGCCGGCATGGGACTCGTCGATCATCCGGTCGTGCAGAAAGGACTCGCGTTTCTGCTCGACTCCGTCCGACCCGACGGCAGCTGGCCCATCGACACCAACCTCGCCACCTGGACAACCACGCTGTCCGTCAACGCCCTGGAAGGCACGTTGTCGGAATTCGAAAAAGCCCCGATTCGCGACTGGCTGATTCAACAGCAATACACCGAACTTCATCCCTATACCGCAGCCGAACCCGGAGGCTGGGCCTGGACCGATCTCCCCGGCGGCGTACCCGATGCCGACGATACCCCCGGCGCTATCCTCGCTCTGTTGAACCTGCAGACAGAGGAAGCCGATGAAGTGTTACCCGAATTGCGGACCTCTCTGCGGAACGGCGTCAACTGGCTGCTCGATCTGCAGAACTCCAACGGCGGCTGGCCTACTTTCTGTCGCGGCTGGGGAACGCTCCCCTTCGACCAAAGCGCCGCAGACATCTCGGCACACGTCCTGCGGGCGCTGAAAGCCTGGCTGAAAACAGAAGCCACAGCCGATGAGAGCACTCTACGCACTCGGGCGACCCAGGCCATCGAACGCGGCTATAAATACCTCGCCGCCCAACAGAGGCTCGACGGTTCCTGGCTGCCACTCTGGTTTGGTAATCAGCATGTCGACGATGACGAGAACCCGGTCTACGGGACGGCACGCGTGCTGGCTGCCTATGCGGACGAAGAGCGTCGCACAACGCCCCAGGCGGAACAGGCCATCCAGTTTATGCAAAGCGTACAGAATCCCGATGGCGGTTGGGGCGGCGCGGAAGGCGCACCGTCCAGCGTAGAAGAGACAGCGCTCGCCGTCGATGCCCTGCTGTCCGTGGGGCTTTCGCTGGAGAATCCCTGCCTGCAACAGGGGCTGGGCTGGCTGCTCGATCGCGTCGAAGCAGGCACCTATACAGAAACCACACCCATCGGGTTTTACTTCGCCAAACTCTGGTATTTCGAACAACTTTATCCAGTTATCTTCTCTGTTTCTGCCTTACAAAGGGCGGAAACGGTTTTTAAAAAATGTCCGGATGAGAAATTTAGATTGTCGCTTGAAGGAGCAGATTCCCCTATAATGTCCGTAAAGGAAAAATAG
- a CDS encoding glycine cleavage system protein H, giving the protein MPDDLVFMMGNFEARIPQDRVYSKSHLWLLPQEDHYRVGFTAYSVRLLQDVYFLDWFIDPFTVVREKQKIGEIESSKALSDLFSPSEGKILEFNEALLNDPSAINQSDNYDKGWLFEMESDAQWLTPPEYLQLLDSVWEQTQRIIKGQLN; this is encoded by the coding sequence ATGCCTGACGATCTTGTCTTTATGATGGGGAATTTCGAGGCCCGAATTCCTCAGGACCGTGTTTATAGTAAGTCACACCTGTGGTTACTGCCGCAGGAGGACCATTACCGCGTCGGATTTACGGCTTACTCGGTTCGGTTGTTGCAGGATGTCTATTTCCTGGACTGGTTTATCGATCCGTTTACCGTGGTTCGGGAAAAGCAGAAAATCGGGGAGATCGAAAGTTCCAAGGCACTGTCTGACCTGTTTTCCCCCTCGGAAGGCAAGATCCTGGAATTTAACGAAGCACTGTTGAACGATCCCTCGGCCATCAATCAGTCGGACAATTACGACAAAGGCTGGCTGTTTGAGATGGAGTCGGATGCCCAGTGGTTGACCCCACCCGAGTATCTGCAACTATTAGACAGTGTGTGGGAACAGACACAGCGGATCATCAAAGGACAACTCAACTGA
- a CDS encoding GntR family transcriptional regulator produces MFSAHDVLDTTTPAGLSEADATRTKYERIGEHLKRQIREGQILPGTALPSEQQLASLFDSARSTVRQAMGLLEREGLVSRVQGKGTFVSDQARQRLSCGLDILALVIPEVLSGFYPSLQHSFEESASQTQNQMLVCCTRNNVDKQGNVILQLIDNQVGGVAIVPASTPPTPGYQIRQLQKAGIPVVLCHRPVEGITAPLLGLPFREIGRLAGDALVEQGHRRCGFFAPHRTRTTDLYLEGFQQALADVGCTLAEEHSYFGAPGVIDMQELDAEIASTLQQMLEQPDRPTAIFTSFDSMAERIYLHLTKMGLRMPEDISLIGVGDQVRHSVLQQQIASVTVDETRLGHRAAELLNQMRTGGMAIETTLTEVMPVEVYQGTTLGPVNTNV; encoded by the coding sequence TTGTTTTCCGCGCATGACGTCTTAGACACGACCACTCCCGCCGGGCTCTCAGAAGCAGATGCCACGCGGACCAAGTACGAGCGGATCGGGGAACATCTCAAGCGACAAATACGGGAAGGGCAGATTCTGCCCGGAACGGCCCTGCCTTCTGAACAACAGTTAGCCAGCCTGTTCGACAGCGCGCGAAGCACGGTGCGACAGGCAATGGGGCTGCTGGAACGCGAGGGCCTGGTGAGCCGGGTCCAGGGTAAAGGAACCTTTGTCAGTGACCAGGCCCGTCAACGACTCTCCTGCGGACTGGACATTCTGGCGCTGGTGATTCCCGAAGTCCTGTCCGGCTTCTACCCCTCGCTACAGCACAGCTTCGAAGAGTCGGCGAGCCAGACTCAGAATCAGATGCTGGTCTGCTGCACGCGGAACAACGTCGATAAACAGGGCAACGTCATCCTACAACTTATCGATAACCAGGTCGGGGGCGTGGCGATCGTGCCCGCCAGTACGCCCCCGACTCCTGGTTATCAAATCCGTCAACTGCAGAAAGCGGGAATTCCCGTGGTACTCTGCCATCGTCCGGTGGAAGGTATTACTGCGCCGCTGCTGGGACTCCCCTTTCGCGAAATTGGCCGACTGGCGGGAGACGCGCTGGTGGAACAGGGACACCGCCGTTGCGGGTTCTTCGCCCCGCACCGTACACGGACAACCGATTTATATCTGGAGGGATTCCAGCAGGCCCTGGCCGACGTCGGCTGCACACTGGCAGAGGAGCACAGTTATTTTGGTGCCCCCGGTGTGATCGACATGCAGGAACTGGATGCGGAAATCGCGTCCACACTGCAGCAGATGCTGGAACAGCCCGATCGTCCGACGGCCATCTTCACATCCTTCGATTCGATGGCCGAACGGATTTATCTGCACCTGACCAAAATGGGACTGCGGATGCCGGAAGACATCTCGCTGATTGGCGTGGGCGACCAGGTCCGTCACAGCGTGCTGCAACAGCAGATCGCTTCTGTCACCGTGGATGAAACCCGTCTGGGACATCGGGCGGCAGAGCTTTTAAACCAGATGCGAACCGGAGGCATGGCCATCGAAACCACACTGACAGAAGTCATGCCTGTCGAAGTTTACCAGGGGACGACCCTGGGACCTGTAAATACGAACGTTTGA
- a CDS encoding ferredoxin family protein yields MADKKLTVVISQAQGKNPAKRELEETLAATLLMEPEIEVSLVPHLYDLSADHTGTLFLQALRGDLVILSWLYPRACHWILDRQGVRGKEGNVLLREEVDEDEEEEQKQNAPFENPERKKTIPDRHIYSIDLRVSSKPEDYVQEIKRIAGESQVQTVPLMDMLQSAPQPAQLEKYLKPLDIINADKNNGAETTEDVKLEPTKRRWYPVIDYGLCTNCMECIDFCLFGVYGVDQGGQILVEEQDSCKKGCPACSRVCPENAIIFPGHKTPGIAGADGEVAGLKIDLSKLFGAPDALEMAARERDAELVADGRDAVGMGVGLRKSSKVSKATDEELEDLMDNLDALDI; encoded by the coding sequence ATGGCTGACAAAAAATTAACAGTGGTGATCTCTCAGGCTCAGGGGAAAAATCCCGCCAAACGTGAGCTCGAAGAGACTCTCGCCGCCACACTGTTGATGGAACCCGAGATCGAAGTCTCGCTGGTCCCCCATCTCTACGATCTTTCCGCCGACCATACCGGCACCCTGTTCCTGCAGGCACTGCGGGGGGATCTGGTGATCCTCTCCTGGCTGTATCCCCGTGCCTGTCACTGGATCCTGGATCGCCAGGGAGTCCGCGGCAAGGAAGGGAACGTCCTGCTCAGAGAAGAAGTGGACGAAGACGAAGAAGAGGAACAGAAGCAGAACGCACCTTTCGAAAATCCTGAACGCAAGAAAACAATCCCCGATCGACACATCTACTCGATCGACCTCCGCGTGAGTTCCAAACCCGAAGACTACGTCCAGGAAATCAAACGTATCGCCGGCGAATCCCAGGTGCAGACCGTCCCCTTGATGGACATGCTGCAGTCCGCCCCTCAGCCGGCACAACTGGAAAAGTATCTCAAACCGCTGGACATCATCAACGCCGACAAAAACAACGGCGCGGAAACAACAGAAGACGTCAAACTGGAACCGACCAAACGCCGCTGGTATCCGGTCATCGATTACGGTCTCTGTACAAACTGTATGGAGTGCATCGACTTCTGCCTGTTTGGCGTTTACGGCGTCGACCAGGGAGGACAGATCCTGGTTGAAGAACAGGACAGCTGCAAAAAAGGTTGTCCGGCCTGCAGTCGTGTCTGTCCCGAGAATGCGATTATCTTTCCCGGTCATAAAACTCCGGGCATCGCCGGCGCGGATGGTGAAGTCGCCGGTCTGAAAATTGATCTTTCCAAACTGTTTGGGGCCCCTGATGCACTCGAGATGGCGGCCCGGGAACGCGATGCAGAACTGGTGGCGGACGGACGCGATGCCGTGGGCATGGGAGTCGGCCTCCGCAAGTCTTCCAAAGTCTCTAAGGCCACCGATGAAGAGCTGGAGGACCTGATGGACAACCTGGATGCACTCGATATTTAA